The following is a genomic window from Pedosphaera parvula Ellin514.
CATTTGAGCGATCTCCATGACCATGCGGAGCGCGATGGGCTTGACAGCTTTGCAGGAGTAACCGCCGGGCGTGGTGTAGCCTTCAACCGTGGGTTCAGGGCGCAGGGTATCCAAGTTCACGCCAGTCACACTGCGAATGGTGTTAATGGCGCTGAGACCGGTGGCACCGCCGAGCAACGCTGCGCGGCTGGGGTCTTCGATGTGGGTGACGTTCGGCGTCATTTTTGCCCAGACCGGTTTTTTGGCTGCGCTCTTGACCCAGCCACAGACTTCCTTGAGGACGTCCGGGTCCTGGCCCATAGCGGCACCCATTTTGCGTTCGGGCAAGCCGTGCGGGCAGGAGAAATTCAATTCAAAGGCATCGACGCCGGCGTCCTGGCAGCGCTCCACGATTTCGATCCAACCGTCCTTGCGGTACTCCTCCATGATGGAGGCGATCAGCACGCCATCGGGGAACTGGTCCTTGCACTTCTTGAATTCCTCGATCCACAAATGAAAGGGGCGGTCGCTGATGAGTTCGATATTTTCCCAACCGATCACTTCGCCGCTGTTGGCCAAAAGTTTGGCATAGCGCGGGGTAACATTGACTACCTTGGAAGAATCCAGGCTGACGGTCTTGGCGATGACCGCGCCCCAACCTTCCTTGAATGCCTTGGTGATGACGTTGAGATTTGTTCCCGGCGGTCCGGAGCCGATGATGAAAGGATTTGGAAGTTTTAGACCGTCAACGGTGGTGGCTAATGTAGGCATAGGTTTGACTTTCCATTTTTGTTCTATAACCCATAATAAGGCTGTGGTAACGCTGTTTGCCACAACAAAATCGCATCGAGATATCCCGATGTAAAATGCCAAACTGTTTCAAACAAACCCACATGAGCAATTTTCTCCAACCCAAGCGGACCATCGCTGAGCTCAAAGAATTACGGAGCCTGACGGGCGATGAGAACGGCGCACAGCGGGTGGCGTTTACAAATATGTGGACCACGACACGAGCGTGGCTGCGGAAAAAGTTGGAAGAATTGCCAGTGGAGATTCACAGCGATGAGGCGGGAAATTTGTGGGCGATGTTGAAGGGTGAATCAGAGCGTGAGTTGTTGATTGGCGGGCACATGGATTCCGTGCCGAACGGCGGATGGCTGGATGGTTGCCTGAACGTGATGGCGGGCGTTGAAATTTTACGACGAATCCATGCGCAATATGGAGGCAAGCCACCCGTGACCGTGAGGCTCGTCGATTGGGCGGATGAGGAAGGGGCGCGGTTCGGGAAGAGTTTGTTTGGATCGTCAGCCTGTTCAGGGACGCTGAACATGGAAGAGGCGCGTGGCTTGAAGGACAGGGATGGTGTGCGGTTGTCGGATGCGTTGAAGCAAGTCGGAGTGGATTTTGAGCGGGTGAAAGAGAGTGGCAAGGAATTGAAGAAAGCGGCGGCGTATTTGGAATTGCATATCGAGCAAGGGCCGGTGTTGCTGGACCTTGATTTGCCGCTGGGTGCGGTATTGGGGACGTTTGGTGTGGAACGTCATGCGATTACATTTCATGGCCAGGCAGCGCATTCCGGCAGTACGCCGATGAACCGGCGCAAGGATGCTTTTCTTGCCGCCGGAAAAATGAGCCAGGAGATTTATAAAATTGCTGAACGGAATGGCGGTGTTTGCACAATTGGTTCCTGCACAACGAAGCCGGGAATCGTAACGAGTGTGGTGGAGGAATGTCGGATTACTTTGGATCAGCGGCATCTGGATGCAGCGGCTTTGGCAAAGATGTTGCGAGAAGCAAAAGCGGCGAGCGAACGATTTGCGACGGAAGGAAAAGTGAAAGTTTCGTGGGATCGGTTGTGGCAGATTGAGCCAGTGTTGTTCAACAATGATTTAATTGGCTTGTGCGATGAGGCGATTGGCGAGACCTGCGGGAAGAAATATCGGTTGCCATCAGGGCCGCTGCATGACGCTGCGGAAGTGGCGCGAGCGGGAGTGCCGACGGTGATGATGTTCGTACAGAGTCTGCATGGGATCAGTCACAATAAAATTGAGGACACGAAGGAGGAACATCTGGAGTTGTGCGTGAGGGCGTTTGATGGTTTGGCAGAGAAAACGATGATATGGCTGCAAAGAAAAGCTCAGAAATAAGATCGGTATTAATCCATTAATTTCCAATATTGCTATGATGAAACTTGCTCAAATTAACTTATTTTCGCGTGACGAATTCGTGCTCGTTATTGGTCCGGTGTTTGAACATTCGCCGTGGATCGCGGAGGAGACGTGGGCACAAAAACCTTTTGCCACGAAGGAGGAGTTGCATCGGGCGCTTTGCAGGACAGTGGAGTCGGCAGGCGAAGAAAAGCAGGTGAAGTTGATCCAGGCGCATCCAGATTTGGTGGGGCGCGCGGCATTGGCGGGGACTTTGACGCAGGAGTCGAAGGGGGAGCAGGCGAGTGCGGGGTTGAGTGCGTTGAGCCCGGATGAGGTGGCGTTGTTTCAAAAGAACAATGCGGCTTATCGGGAGAAGTTTGGATTTCCATTTGTGATTTGCGCGCGGTTGAACAAGAAAGAGGCAATTTTGAAGGGGTTTGAAATCAGGCTAAAGAATACGCGAGGAGAGGAGATCAAAGCGGCGTTGGGGGAGATTGAGAAGATTGCGTTGTTGCGCTTGAATGATCTGGTGGCGGGATGAGCAGGATTTGAAATTTATACGGAATTATGGCCGCAAAATTAAGCACACATGTTTTGGATACGGCGCATGGATGTCCGGCGAGAGGGATGCAGATTGAGCTTTGGTCCCTGGCAGGCGAGAGTCGGAAGTTGGTGAAGATGGTTCGCTTGAATGAGGATGGGCGGACGGATGCAGCGCTTTTGGGGCCGGAGGAGATGCAAGTGGGGGAGTATGAATTGATCTTCCATGTGGGGGAATATTTCGCGAGTTTGAGTGGGGGCGAAGGCGACAAGCCCCTTTTTTTAAACAAGGTGCCGGTGCGATTCGGCATTTCAGATGCGGGTGCGTCCTATCACGTGCCGTTACTGACGTCACCATGGGCTTATAGTACGTATCGAGGAAGCTGAAGGATTAGAGGAGTTGATTCAGAATGATTGTGAGGGTTAATCATCAGGGATGCTTCAAGCGTGGAAATCTTCTGTCAAATGCTCATATTGGTGTCAAGGAAGTGGTATTGGCGTGACAAATGCTTTAAGAGGTTCTGAACAAGAACGACACATATGAGTACTAACGACCTCGCAATGAAAGTGATGGAGCGCATTGATGCACTTGGACGTATCAGTGAGGAGTTGGGGAAGCTTACGCGGACATTTTGCTCGCCGGCGATGCGTCAGGCCAACAAGCAAGTGGGTGTTTGGATGCAAGAAGCAGGCATGACTGTATTGCAAGATGCAATTGGAAACCTGATCGGACGTTATCCGGGCAAGGAAGGGCATGAAAAGACTTTTATTCTGGGATCACATCTTGACACGGTGCGTGACGCCGGGAAGTTCGATGGACCTCTGGGTGTGTTGACAGCAATTGCCTGTGTGCAGCATTTGCATGACAACAAGGTGAAACTGCCTTTCGCTATTGAAGTCATCGGTTTTGCCGATGAAGAAGGAGTGCGGTATCAAAGCACGTATCTAGGCAGTAAAGCATTGGCCGGAAAATTTAACGAACAGGATTTGAAACGAACGGATGTGCAGGGAGTTTCCATGGCGGAGGCGATCAAAAAATTCGGCGGCGATCCTGAAAAATTGAAGGAGGTGCGACGTGATCCCCAACAGTTGCTGGGTTATGCGGAGGTGCATATCGAGCAAGGGCCGGTGCTGGAACAGAAGCATCAGCCAGTGGGAATCGTCTCAGCCATTGCCGGGCAGACGAGGGTGAATGTTCAGTTTACAGGGCTGGCGGGCCACGCCGGCACCACTCCGATGAATTTGCGGAAGGATGCCCTGGCAGCCGCGGCTGAATTCATTGTCGCGGTGGAATCAACCGGACTGGGAACACCAGGATTGGTAGCAACCGTGGGTCAAATTGATGCCAGACCGGGAGCAAGTAATGTGATACCCGGGACAGTGATTTTAAGCATTGATATCAGACATCAAGTGGATGCAACACGAGATTCGGCGACGGCGCGGTTGCAAGACCTGGCGGGGCAGATTGGTTACAAGAGAGGCGTAACGATGGATTGGGAATTGGTTCATGAAGTGCAGTCGGTTCCCTGTTCAAGGGATTTGACAGCGGCATTGGGAAAGGCGGCGCGACAGCATCTGGTGGAAGTGACGGAACTGCCAAGTGGTGCAGGCCACGATGCAGCTGTGATGGGAGAGATCACGCCGGTAGCAATGCTCTTCGTTCGCTGCAAGGGAGGAATCAGCCACAATCCTGCGGAATCCGTGGAAGTGGACGATGTGCGGGTTGCGATCGCGGTGATGAATGACTTCATTTTATCTTTGGGACATCAAAACATACAATTTTTAAGGAAGAAGAATGCCTGAATTGGATATGCTCGTACGGGGCGGGACAGTAGTCACACCCACTGGAGTAAAGAACGCTGATATCGGAATCGCAGATGGCCGGATTGTGGCATTGGAGTCCGCCTTGCAAGCCACCAGCCATGAGGTGATCGAAGCCAAGGGATTGCATGTGCTGCCAGGTTTGATCGATGCTCACGTCCATTTCAACGAGCCAGGCCGCGCGGAATGGGAAGGATTTGAAACCGGCACGAAAGCGTTTGCAGCCGGTGGGGGGACTTTGTTCTTCGACATGCCGTTGAACGCACATCCACCAACAGTCGATGTGGAAAGTTTTGATCTGAAACTTGAGGCAGCCAAAAGCAAGGCACTTGTAGATTTTTCTTTTTGGGGAGGCTTGGTACCGGGAAATTTGGACAGGTTGGAAGAGTTGGCAGATCGCGGTGTCGTCGGATTCAAGGCTTTCATGTCGAACAGCGGCATCGAGGACTTTCAGAGTGTGGATGATCATACGCTTAGGGAGGGCATGAAACGCGCAAAGAAGCTGGGAAAGCTTGTGGCCGTCCATGCGGAGAGCGATGCAATGACAGAGGAACTGTCGCGCAAATACGTAAGTGCAGGAAAAACTTCCATTCGTGATTACCTTGATTCCCGACCGATCGAAGCTGAACTGGAAGCCATTCAGCGGGCGTTGGGTTTGGCGGGCGAAACGGGTTGTGCATTACACATTGTCCATGTCAGCTGTGGAGCGGGCGTTTTACTAATTGCATCAGCAAAGAAGCTTGGTCTGGACGTTACGTGTGAAACCTGCCCCCATTATCTGACCCTCACAGAAGAGGATGTTATCAGACTGGGAGCTGTGGCCAAATGCGCGCCGCCCTTGCGGCCATTGGCAGCGCAAGACTCGCTCTGGGAATATGTCAAGGCGGGGCACGTGACGACGATTGGTTCAGATCATTCCCCGGCACCACCGACCATGAAATTAAATTCAGATTTCTTCAAGGTGTGGGGAGGAATCAGCGGAGTTCAGCATACCTGGCCGTTGTTGATCACTGAAGGGCATGTGAAGCGCAGAGTGGCCCTTGAGTTGCTGAGCCGATTTGTTTCGGTCAATGTGGCAGAGCGCTTTAAACTTCCTCAGGCGAAGAAGGGAATGATGGTTGGATCGGATGCGGACCTGGCTCTGGTTGATTTGCAGCAGGAGTTCACGATTGGAGGGACAGACCTGTTATACCGCCATCAGCAAAGCCCGTATGTAGGTCGGACAGTAAAAGGGCAGGTTGTGCAAACCGTGCTCAGAGGCCAAAGTGTATTTAAAGATGGTAAAATTGTTTCAAAGCCGGTAGGACAATTTGTCAAAGTTTAAACAAGAATTAAAATGACTGGATTATTTGGATCCACACGGACCGTAGTAAAAAGCCGGTATGCCTTGATCACTCCAGATGGACATGTGAACAGCAGCCTGCCCGGTTGGGAAAATGTAACCTGCATTGTGCAGATTTCGCCCGCCATGGGGGCAAAATTTTGCCAGCTACTCATCACGTTAAACAAGGACAGCCATGGGCGTGGCAATACCGGGGTGAACCAGTTTTTCTTTTACGTAGTGGAGGGCAACGCCAGCATCGTGATGGATGAAAAGAAGAGCCGATTGGAAGCGGGCAGCTATGTGTACGTTCCGCCAGGGAAGGATATTCATGTGCAAGGTTCCGCCAACGGCGCCAAATTGCTTGTGTTCCAAAAACACTATGAACCGTTGCACGGCACGGCAAAACTGACGCCGATAGTAGCCCACGAACGCGAGGTGAAGGGGCAGCCATTCCTGGGGAATGAAGATGCCAGATTGCAGGTGTTGCTCCCGGACAATGCCTCCTTCGACATGGCAGTGAATATTTTTACGTATCAGCCTGGAGCGACCCTGCCGTTTGTTGAAACGCATATCATGGAGCATGGACTGATGATGACCAAGGGGCAGGGTGTTTATCGGTTGGACCAGGATTATCACCCAGTGCAGACCGGCGACGTCATCTGGATGGCACCTTATTGCCCGCAATGGTTTGTAGCGATGGGCAAGACTCCGGCAGCGTATATTTATTACAAGGATGTGAATCGCGACCCGATGTGATAGCGCCAGCGGGTGCAAAAGATTGGTTGATTTGGCAGGGTCAGGGTCTATTGTTTGATCTTGCTACTGTTGCATTAATCAACTGAGAAGAAAGCTAATCGCGACATCATGAAAGCCCCGATTCCCAAGAACGAAAAGCAGCGGCTCGAAGTCCTCTGGCAATACGAGGTGCTGGATACGATCCCGGAAGTGGTTTTTGACGAACTGACGGAGTTGGCCGCGCATATTTGTGAAGCTCCCGTGGCGCTGATTACGCTGGTGGATGAAAACCGGCAGTGGTTTAAATCAAAGGTCGGGATCGATCTCAATCAAACTTCGCGCGACATCTCTTTTTGTGCGCACGCGATTTTGCACGAGGATGTTTTAGTCGTTGCGGATGCCAGCAAAGACAAGCGTTTTGCGAAGAACCCCCTGGTGGTTTCGGAACCACGCATCCGCTTTTATGCGGGGGCTCCGTTGATCACCCCGGATGGGCAGGCACTTGGAACACTTTGTGTGCTGGACAAAAAGCCGCATAAGATTACGCCTGACCAGAAACGGGCTTTGGAAATATTGAGCCGACATGTCATGACCCAGTTGGAGTTGCGCCGTCGTTCACTTGAACTGGCAAAAACTCGCAAGGATCACGACAAGGTTTTGAAGGAATTGGAGGCGGCTCGCCGCAAACTGGCGAAGATCAAAACTGCGCCACCTCGCAAAAAATTGTCCGCCCGCAAGAGCCTGCCAATATTCAAGGGACTCAAGAAAACGAAGCGCAGAAGATGAACTCCCTTCCGATTGATGGCGAACGGTTGCAACGGCAAATCGATGAACTGGCTGCCATTTCCGCAGCTCCTGCTCCCGTGGTAACACGCGTACTGTTTTCGGAAGCGGATCTGCGGGCGCGTGAGTATGTCAAAGGATTATGTCGCGAAGTTGGTTTAGCCATCCGCGAGGATGCGGTGGGAAACGTTTTTATTCGGTGGGAGGGCAAGGATGAGAAACTGCCAGCGGTGGCCACGGGTTCTCACATTGATGCGATTCCCAATGCAGGTCGTTACGATGGAGTCGTCGGCGTGCTTGGAGCCATTGAGGCGATCCGGGCGTTGCAGCAGAGTGGATTCAAGCCGCAACGGTCGATTGAACTGATTATTTTTACGGCGGAAGAACCAACTCGATTTGGAATTGGCTGTTTGGGAAGCAGACTTTTGGCGGGAGCGCTATCCCTGGAGAAGGCCGCGTCGTTGCGCGATCCAGAGGGAAAGTCATTGGAAGAATTGCGCGACCAAGCCGGGTATGGTGGGCTGGATATGAAACAGGTCCGACTCGCGCCAAAAACATATTCAGCGTTTGTTGAATTGCACATCGAGCAGGGACCGTTGTTGGAGAAGGAGAATATTCCAATCGGTGTGGTGGAGAAAATTGCGGCACCGAGCACGTTGCGAGTGCAATTGACGGGTGTTGGCGGCCATGCGGGGGCCGTGTTGATGCCGGAGCGGCACGATGCCATGTTGGCCGGAGCGGAGATTGCGCTGGCGGTCGAGCTGGCGGCTTTGAAGAGCGGGAGTCCTGACACGGTTGGAACAACAGGAGTTTTTCGCATCGAGCCCGGAGCTGTGAACAGTGTTCCGTGCAGGGCGTGGTTGGAAATTGATTTGCGTGATACTCAATTGCCGACACGGGATGCGGCGTTGGAAAAAATTGAAAAATCTGTGGCGGAGATTTGCCAGCGCCGAGGGATTGCGTTTGTGTTGGAACGGCTGAATGTGGATGCGCCAGCAATTTGTGATCAAGCTTTGGTCGGCAGGGTTTTGGAATCGGGCGACGAGCTCGGTTTGAAAGTTAAGAAGATGATCAGCCGCGCGTATCATGATTCGCTGTTCATGGCGCAGATTTGCCCCACGACGATGATTTTTATTCCGTGTCGGGGAGGAGTGAGTCACAGGCCCGATGAATATTCATCTCCTGAACAAATCAAAAATGGTGTGGCTGTGCTTGCTTCCACGCTGGCGAAATTGGCCAGCAAGGTCTAAACTCCCAGCTTCCTTAAGTGCTTCTGAAAAGATAAATAATTTAAAATGAATTCCAATCCATCCATTCCAACCGGTGTCGAAATCAAAGGTCCATTAGATGCGCAAGGTGCAGCCATTCTCAGCACGGAGGCACTGAGCTTCATCGTGAAGCTGGCGCGGCAGTTCGAGGGCAGGCGTCAGGAATTGCTGGCGAAACGCATTGAGCGTCAGAAGGCAATTGATGAGGGAGAGATGCCGGATTTTCTGAGCTCGACCAAATCGATTCGCGAGGGGGATTGGAAGGTGGCTCCGGTGCCGGCAGATTTGCAGGATAGAAGGACGGAAATCACAGGTCCGCTGGATCGCAAGATGATTATCAATGCATTGAACTCCGGTGCGAAGGTGTTCATGGCGGACTGCGAAGATGCGACTGCGCCGACGTGGACAAATGTATTACAGGGACAGTTTAATT
Proteins encoded in this region:
- a CDS encoding allantoinase; the encoded protein is MPELDMLVRGGTVVTPTGVKNADIGIADGRIVALESALQATSHEVIEAKGLHVLPGLIDAHVHFNEPGRAEWEGFETGTKAFAAGGGTLFFDMPLNAHPPTVDVESFDLKLEAAKSKALVDFSFWGGLVPGNLDRLEELADRGVVGFKAFMSNSGIEDFQSVDDHTLREGMKRAKKLGKLVAVHAESDAMTEELSRKYVSAGKTSIRDYLDSRPIEAELEAIQRALGLAGETGCALHIVHVSCGAGVLLIASAKKLGLDVTCETCPHYLTLTEEDVIRLGAVAKCAPPLRPLAAQDSLWEYVKAGHVTTIGSDHSPAPPTMKLNSDFFKVWGGISGVQHTWPLLITEGHVKRRVALELLSRFVSVNVAERFKLPQAKKGMMVGSDADLALVDLQQEFTIGGTDLLYRHQQSPYVGRTVKGQVVQTVLRGQSVFKDGKIVSKPVGQFVKV
- the uraH gene encoding hydroxyisourate hydrolase, whose protein sequence is MAAKLSTHVLDTAHGCPARGMQIELWSLAGESRKLVKMVRLNEDGRTDAALLGPEEMQVGEYELIFHVGEYFASLSGGEGDKPLFLNKVPVRFGISDAGASYHVPLLTSPWAYSTYRGS
- a CDS encoding M20 family metallo-hydrolase, producing the protein MNSLPIDGERLQRQIDELAAISAAPAPVVTRVLFSEADLRAREYVKGLCREVGLAIREDAVGNVFIRWEGKDEKLPAVATGSHIDAIPNAGRYDGVVGVLGAIEAIRALQQSGFKPQRSIELIIFTAEEPTRFGIGCLGSRLLAGALSLEKAASLRDPEGKSLEELRDQAGYGGLDMKQVRLAPKTYSAFVELHIEQGPLLEKENIPIGVVEKIAAPSTLRVQLTGVGGHAGAVLMPERHDAMLAGAEIALAVELAALKSGSPDTVGTTGVFRIEPGAVNSVPCRAWLEIDLRDTQLPTRDAALEKIEKSVAEICQRRGIAFVLERLNVDAPAICDQALVGRVLESGDELGLKVKKMISRAYHDSLFMAQICPTTMIFIPCRGGVSHRPDEYSSPEQIKNGVAVLASTLAKLASKV
- the uraD gene encoding 2-oxo-4-hydroxy-4-carboxy-5-ureidoimidazoline decarboxylase, with amino-acid sequence MMKLAQINLFSRDEFVLVIGPVFEHSPWIAEETWAQKPFATKEELHRALCRTVESAGEEKQVKLIQAHPDLVGRAALAGTLTQESKGEQASAGLSALSPDEVALFQKNNAAYREKFGFPFVICARLNKKEAILKGFEIRLKNTRGEEIKAALGEIEKIALLRLNDLVAG
- a CDS encoding allantoate amidohydrolase, with amino-acid sequence MSTNDLAMKVMERIDALGRISEELGKLTRTFCSPAMRQANKQVGVWMQEAGMTVLQDAIGNLIGRYPGKEGHEKTFILGSHLDTVRDAGKFDGPLGVLTAIACVQHLHDNKVKLPFAIEVIGFADEEGVRYQSTYLGSKALAGKFNEQDLKRTDVQGVSMAEAIKKFGGDPEKLKEVRRDPQQLLGYAEVHIEQGPVLEQKHQPVGIVSAIAGQTRVNVQFTGLAGHAGTTPMNLRKDALAAAAEFIVAVESTGLGTPGLVATVGQIDARPGASNVIPGTVILSIDIRHQVDATRDSATARLQDLAGQIGYKRGVTMDWELVHEVQSVPCSRDLTAALGKAARQHLVEVTELPSGAGHDAAVMGEITPVAMLFVRCKGGISHNPAESVEVDDVRVAIAVMNDFILSLGHQNIQFLRKKNA
- the allE gene encoding (S)-ureidoglycine aminohydrolase — its product is MTGLFGSTRTVVKSRYALITPDGHVNSSLPGWENVTCIVQISPAMGAKFCQLLITLNKDSHGRGNTGVNQFFFYVVEGNASIVMDEKKSRLEAGSYVYVPPGKDIHVQGSANGAKLLVFQKHYEPLHGTAKLTPIVAHEREVKGQPFLGNEDARLQVLLPDNASFDMAVNIFTYQPGATLPFVETHIMEHGLMMTKGQGVYRLDQDYHPVQTGDVIWMAPYCPQWFVAMGKTPAAYIYYKDVNRDPM
- the preA gene encoding NAD-dependent dihydropyrimidine dehydrogenase subunit PreA codes for the protein MPTLATTVDGLKLPNPFIIGSGPPGTNLNVITKAFKEGWGAVIAKTVSLDSSKVVNVTPRYAKLLANSGEVIGWENIELISDRPFHLWIEEFKKCKDQFPDGVLIASIMEEYRKDGWIEIVERCQDAGVDAFELNFSCPHGLPERKMGAAMGQDPDVLKEVCGWVKSAAKKPVWAKMTPNVTHIEDPSRAALLGGATGLSAINTIRSVTGVNLDTLRPEPTVEGYTTPGGYSCKAVKPIALRMVMEIAQMIRKEFPGRSLSGLGGIESGNDAAQFILLGSDTVQVCTGVMKFGYECVKPMCEELLNFMAKHKFETLADFKGKSLDYFTTHADLVKRQTERKAAQKAASTKKVVTSDGEWHGDEFVKQSDELSRG
- a CDS encoding hydantoinase/carbamoylase family amidase; translation: MSNFLQPKRTIAELKELRSLTGDENGAQRVAFTNMWTTTRAWLRKKLEELPVEIHSDEAGNLWAMLKGESERELLIGGHMDSVPNGGWLDGCLNVMAGVEILRRIHAQYGGKPPVTVRLVDWADEEGARFGKSLFGSSACSGTLNMEEARGLKDRDGVRLSDALKQVGVDFERVKESGKELKKAAAYLELHIEQGPVLLDLDLPLGAVLGTFGVERHAITFHGQAAHSGSTPMNRRKDAFLAAGKMSQEIYKIAERNGGVCTIGSCTTKPGIVTSVVEECRITLDQRHLDAAALAKMLREAKAASERFATEGKVKVSWDRLWQIEPVLFNNDLIGLCDEAIGETCGKKYRLPSGPLHDAAEVARAGVPTVMMFVQSLHGISHNKIEDTKEEHLELCVRAFDGLAEKTMIWLQRKAQK
- a CDS encoding GAF domain-containing protein — its product is MKAPIPKNEKQRLEVLWQYEVLDTIPEVVFDELTELAAHICEAPVALITLVDENRQWFKSKVGIDLNQTSRDISFCAHAILHEDVLVVADASKDKRFAKNPLVVSEPRIRFYAGAPLITPDGQALGTLCVLDKKPHKITPDQKRALEILSRHVMTQLELRRRSLELAKTRKDHDKVLKELEAARRKLAKIKTAPPRKKLSARKSLPIFKGLKKTKRRR